A stretch of the Streptomyces sp. WMMB303 genome encodes the following:
- a CDS encoding PPOX class F420-dependent oxidoreductase, giving the protein MTETRPADPPGTPGDPRDQAFDAAEWEYLASQRLGRLATVDSHGQPQNNPVGFFPQQDGTILVGGYALGTTKKWRNLRAQPRLALVVDDIVSFSPWRVRGVEVRGVAELREGPHGLGPHFSDELIVIHPRRVLSWGLEEA; this is encoded by the coding sequence ATGACGGAGACGAGACCCGCCGACCCTCCCGGCACCCCGGGCGACCCCCGTGACCAGGCATTCGACGCCGCCGAGTGGGAGTATCTGGCCTCCCAGCGGCTGGGGCGGCTGGCGACTGTGGACTCCCACGGCCAGCCGCAGAACAACCCCGTCGGCTTCTTCCCGCAGCAGGACGGCACCATCCTGGTGGGCGGCTATGCGCTGGGGACGACGAAGAAGTGGCGCAACCTGCGGGCGCAGCCGCGGCTCGCCCTGGTGGTGGACGACATCGTCAGCTTCTCGCCGTGGCGGGTGCGCGGCGTGGAAGTGCGGGGCGTGGCCGAGCTGCGTGAGGGGCCGCACGGCCTCGGTCCGCACTTCAGCGACGAGCTGATCGTCATCCACCCGCGCCGGGTGCTCAGTTGGGGCCTGGAGGAGGCGTGA
- a CDS encoding protein phosphatase 2C domain-containing protein: MSGQGAQDAGEHRDWWAQLYDPHAADTGRAGARDTLDERYRSVSRTLTGPPATAPGPATAPVYAAPVAALPTGVLPPATPEAPGEWVPETVLESARSGSAELYAVSVRGAAGRQEGRPRTDALLVARFGAEEDGLLLVAVAAGGRAGPEGHRAAREACHALAEAVGRSRVRLARDLRDDRTSALQPGLHRLTDRTFGRLRAQAAALGLEPERHTVDLRCLLLPADPRCRTRVLFGAGAGGAFRRSGDGWQDIEPVGIHAPPPPDPPAGRDPTAGAAAARDGFAPAERTAEAAGEPFHFRSRAAEPGDVLLLCGPGVAEPLRAEPAFGERLATRWTGADGGPPGAAAYLDGLLCALEGHSGDRTAVTVWES, translated from the coding sequence ATGAGTGGACAGGGGGCGCAGGACGCAGGCGAACACCGCGACTGGTGGGCCCAGTTGTACGATCCGCACGCTGCGGACACCGGCCGCGCAGGCGCCCGGGACACCCTGGACGAGCGCTACCGCTCGGTGAGCCGCACGCTGACCGGTCCGCCCGCCACCGCGCCGGGACCCGCCACCGCGCCGGTGTACGCCGCTCCGGTGGCCGCGCTGCCGACCGGGGTGCTGCCGCCCGCCACACCGGAGGCACCGGGGGAGTGGGTGCCGGAGACCGTGCTGGAGTCGGCGCGGTCCGGGTCAGCGGAGCTGTACGCGGTCTCCGTGCGCGGCGCCGCCGGGCGGCAGGAGGGGCGGCCGCGGACGGACGCACTGCTGGTCGCGCGGTTCGGCGCCGAGGAGGACGGGCTGCTGCTGGTGGCCGTCGCGGCCGGGGGCCGTGCGGGGCCGGAGGGGCACCGCGCCGCGCGCGAGGCGTGCCACGCGCTGGCGGAGGCGGTCGGCCGCAGCCGCGTGCGGCTCGCCCGGGACTTGCGGGACGACCGCACCAGCGCGCTGCAACCTGGCCTGCACCGGCTGACGGACCGCACGTTCGGCCGACTGCGCGCCCAGGCCGCTGCCCTCGGACTGGAACCCGAGCGGCACACCGTCGATCTGCGCTGCCTGCTGCTGCCCGCCGACCCGCGCTGCCGCACCCGGGTGCTCTTCGGTGCCGGTGCGGGCGGAGCCTTTCGGCGCAGCGGCGACGGCTGGCAGGACATCGAGCCCGTCGGCATCCACGCGCCACCGCCTCCGGACCCGCCGGCAGGCCGCGATCCGACCGCGGGCGCGGCAGCGGCCCGGGACGGCTTCGCTCCGGCCGAGCGGACCGCAGAGGCGGCCGGGGAACCGTTCCACTTCCGCTCCCGCGCCGCGGAGCCGGGAGACGTGCTGCTGCTGTGCGGTCCCGGCGTGGCGGAACCGCTGCGGGCCGAGCCCGCCTTCGGGGAGCGGCTCGCCACTCGCTGGACCGGCGCGGACGGCGGTCCTCCGGGGGCCGCGGCCTACCTGGACGGCCTCCTGTGCGCGCTGGAGGGGCACTCCGGGGACCGCACCGCGGTCACGGTGTGGGAGAGCTGA
- the rsgA gene encoding ribosome small subunit-dependent GTPase A, producing MRATADPATAGPDPLPGRVVRVDRGQCDLITPAGTLRADTEYVVPRDPMRVVCTGDWAVVDATGTPPYVRTLLPRRTAFVRSTSSKRSEGQVLAANVDHALIAVSLDAELDLGRIERFVSLAWSSGAQPLLALTKADLVPDEATVAHLVADAETSAPGVRVLPVSAQTGEGLDPLAATLAGGTTALLGQSGAGKSSLANALLGHRTQRVQTIRDQDGKGRHTTTTRNLLPLAAERGGGVLIDTPGLRGVGLWDAEEGLGQAFSEIEELAADCRFQDCAHQAEPGCAVLAAVEDGALPERRLHSYRKLLRENTRLAARTDARLRAQQRKLFKQRQELGRHLGERKRGPRRKA from the coding sequence CTGCGGGCGACCGCGGACCCGGCCACCGCCGGGCCCGACCCGCTGCCGGGCCGAGTGGTGCGGGTCGACCGCGGTCAGTGCGATCTGATCACCCCGGCGGGCACCCTCCGCGCCGACACCGAGTACGTCGTCCCGCGCGACCCGATGCGGGTCGTGTGCACCGGCGACTGGGCGGTCGTCGACGCCACGGGCACCCCGCCGTACGTCCGCACCCTGCTGCCCCGGCGGACCGCCTTCGTCCGCTCCACCTCCTCCAAGCGCTCCGAAGGCCAGGTCCTGGCCGCCAACGTGGACCACGCGCTGATCGCCGTGTCCCTCGACGCGGAACTGGATCTGGGCCGGATCGAGCGGTTCGTCTCGCTGGCCTGGAGCAGCGGCGCGCAGCCGCTGCTCGCCCTCACCAAGGCGGACCTCGTACCCGACGAGGCCACCGTCGCGCACCTGGTCGCCGACGCGGAGACCTCCGCCCCCGGCGTCCGGGTACTCCCCGTCAGCGCGCAGACCGGCGAGGGGCTCGACCCCCTCGCGGCCACCCTCGCGGGCGGCACCACAGCGCTGCTCGGCCAGTCGGGGGCGGGCAAGTCCTCGCTGGCCAACGCGCTGCTGGGGCACCGGACGCAGCGTGTGCAGACCATCCGGGACCAGGACGGCAAGGGTCGGCACACCACCACCACCCGCAATCTGCTGCCGCTGGCCGCGGAGCGCGGCGGAGGCGTCCTCATCGACACCCCCGGACTGCGGGGCGTCGGCCTGTGGGACGCCGAGGAGGGGCTCGGCCAGGCGTTCTCCGAGATCGAGGAGCTCGCCGCCGACTGCCGCTTCCAGGACTGCGCCCACCAGGCGGAGCCCGGATGCGCGGTGCTCGCCGCGGTGGAGGACGGCGCGCTGCCCGAACGGCGCCTGCACAGCTACCGCAAGCTGCTGCGGGAGAACACCCGGCTGGCCGCCCGCACGGACGCGCGGCTGCGCGCCCAGCAGCGCAAGCTGTTCAAACAGCGCCAGGAGCTCGGCCGCCACCTGGGCGAGCGCAAGCGCGGCCCGCGCCGCAAGGCGTAG
- a CDS encoding cold-shock protein, with protein sequence MATGTVKWFNAEKGFGFIEQEGGGADVFAHFSNINATGFRELLEGQTVNFDVTQGQKGLQAENIVPA encoded by the coding sequence TTGGCTACTGGCACCGTCAAGTGGTTCAACGCGGAAAAGGGCTTCGGCTTCATCGAGCAGGAGGGCGGCGGCGCAGACGTGTTCGCCCACTTCTCGAACATCAACGCCACCGGCTTCCGTGAGCTGCTCGAAGGCCAGACAGTGAACTTCGATGTCACGCAGGGCCAGAAGGGCCTCCAGGCGGAGAACATCGTTCCCGCCTGA
- a CDS encoding AlkA N-terminal domain-containing protein — protein sequence MTTEDSRYEAVRSRDARFDGVFFLGVRTTGIYCRPSCPAVTPKRENVRFYPTAAAAQAAGFRACRRCRPDAVPGSAEWNVRADLVGRAMRMISDGVVDREGVAGLSRRLGYSSRQVQRQLTAELGAGPVALARAQRAHTARVLLQTTPLPVTQVAFAAGFASVRQFNDTVREIYARTPSALRAASARGGHGPAGRPEVREAAAHGGAAVAGVPLRLAYRGGYDTGQVFGFLARRAVPGVEEVRGAPGGRTYRRTLNLPYGIGIAEVDECAARSGKGWLDCRLHLGDLRDLTTAVQRVRRLFDLDADPYAVVERLGGEPNLGRLVSRTPGLRSPGAADAHELAVRAVLGQQVTVGAARTLGGTLVAAYGKPLAAPDGTLTHLFPDVGTLAEAPLGELGMPQTRRRTIRSVAAALADGTVALDPGADREETARALLALPGIGPWTAGYIRMRALGDPDVFLPGDAGVRHGLALIGAEAGQAERWRPWRSYALHHLWAATGLTPPPGPN from the coding sequence GTGACCACAGAAGACAGCAGGTACGAGGCGGTACGCAGCAGAGACGCGCGCTTCGACGGGGTGTTCTTCCTCGGGGTGCGCACCACCGGGATCTACTGCCGCCCGAGCTGCCCCGCGGTGACCCCCAAGCGGGAGAACGTCCGCTTCTATCCCACCGCGGCGGCAGCCCAGGCCGCAGGCTTCCGCGCCTGCCGCAGATGCCGCCCGGACGCGGTGCCCGGATCCGCCGAGTGGAACGTACGCGCCGACCTGGTGGGCCGCGCGATGCGGATGATCTCCGACGGGGTGGTGGACCGCGAGGGCGTGGCGGGCCTCTCCCGGCGGCTGGGCTACAGCTCCCGCCAGGTGCAGCGGCAGCTCACCGCCGAACTCGGCGCGGGCCCCGTGGCCCTCGCCCGGGCCCAGCGGGCGCACACCGCCCGGGTGCTGCTCCAGACGACGCCGCTGCCCGTCACCCAGGTCGCGTTCGCCGCCGGATTCGCCAGCGTGCGGCAGTTCAACGACACCGTCCGCGAGATCTACGCCCGCACCCCGAGCGCACTGCGCGCGGCCTCCGCACGCGGCGGACACGGCCCCGCGGGCCGCCCCGAGGTGCGCGAGGCGGCGGCGCACGGCGGCGCCGCCGTCGCCGGGGTGCCGCTGCGGCTCGCCTACCGCGGCGGCTACGACACCGGGCAGGTCTTCGGATTCCTGGCACGCCGCGCCGTGCCGGGCGTCGAGGAGGTGCGGGGTGCCCCGGGCGGCCGCACCTACCGGCGGACCCTGAACCTGCCCTACGGCATCGGGATCGCCGAGGTCGACGAGTGCGCGGCACGCAGCGGCAAGGGCTGGCTCGACTGCCGGCTGCACCTGGGGGACCTGCGGGACCTGACGACCGCCGTGCAGCGCGTGCGGCGCCTCTTCGACCTGGACGCCGACCCCTATGCGGTCGTCGAGCGGCTCGGCGGTGAGCCGAACCTGGGCAGGCTCGTCTCCCGGACGCCCGGACTGCGCTCACCCGGCGCCGCCGACGCGCACGAGCTGGCGGTCCGCGCCGTGCTCGGCCAGCAGGTCACCGTGGGTGCCGCACGGACGCTGGGCGGCACGCTGGTCGCCGCCTACGGGAAACCGCTGGCGGCCCCCGACGGCACCCTCACCCACCTGTTCCCGGACGTCGGAACGCTCGCCGAGGCGCCGCTGGGCGAGCTGGGCATGCCGCAGACCCGCCGCCGCACCATCCGGAGCGTCGCGGCGGCACTCGCGGACGGCACCGTCGCACTCGACCCCGGCGCCGACCGGGAGGAGACCGCACGCGCCCTGCTGGCGCTCCCCGGAATCGGGCCGTGGACGGCGGGCTACATCCGGATGCGCGCCCTGGGCGACCCGGACGTCTTCCTCCCCGGCGACGCGGGAGTGCGGCACGGGCTGGCTCTGATCGGGGCGGAGGCCGGGCAGGCCGAACGGTGGCGCCCCTGGCGCTCCTACGCGCTGCACCACCTGTGGGCCGCGACCGGCCTCACGCCTCCTCCAGGCCCCAACTGA
- a CDS encoding TetR/AcrR family transcriptional regulator C-terminal domain-containing protein: MARRARGTSAGLDRASIAAAAVGLVDRDGLEHFGVRRLADQLGVDPMSIYHHVKGKAALLDAVCEAVLAEVRITEGGPEDWQTIARRTAHAYRDMAQRHPRVFPLLVGRAQTSAPALAALERLVAAMRDAGMPEQAVADTPSVLFGFLNGHLFARTAAKVHGAAAVPDFDADTYPALAELAPRLAGFGSETEFDRMLDTVLAGVASGC; the protein is encoded by the coding sequence GTGGCACGACGCGCACGAGGCACCTCGGCAGGGCTGGATCGCGCGAGTATCGCGGCTGCCGCAGTCGGCCTGGTCGACCGCGACGGACTGGAACATTTCGGGGTACGGCGGCTGGCCGACCAGCTCGGGGTGGACCCGATGTCGATCTACCACCACGTCAAGGGCAAGGCAGCGCTGCTGGACGCGGTTTGCGAGGCGGTCCTGGCCGAGGTCCGGATCACCGAGGGCGGACCGGAGGACTGGCAGACCATCGCCCGCCGCACCGCCCACGCGTATCGGGACATGGCCCAGCGCCACCCCCGGGTCTTCCCCCTGCTCGTCGGCCGCGCTCAGACCTCCGCCCCGGCGCTTGCCGCGCTGGAGCGGCTGGTTGCGGCGATGCGGGACGCGGGTATGCCCGAACAGGCGGTCGCGGACACGCCATCGGTGCTCTTCGGATTTCTCAACGGCCACCTGTTCGCGCGCACCGCGGCGAAAGTCCACGGGGCCGCGGCGGTGCCGGACTTCGACGCCGACACGTATCCGGCGCTGGCCGAACTCGCACCGCGGCTGGCCGGATTCGGCTCGGAGACGGAGTTCGATCGCATGCTGGACACCGTCCTCGCGGGCGTCGCGTCAGGATGCTGA
- a CDS encoding acyl-CoA dehydrogenase family protein: MPPSTHTVTNQAPPLTDYDVFSTDAALAEGVARHIAPEQAEEARAELAGLGRAAGSAQAQEWGRQANENPPVLRTHDRFGHRIDEVEFHPAWHHLMERAVDAGLTDAWSRPDGQLRRTAGFYVWSQVEAGHSCPVSMTHAAVPALRKEPELAAEWEPRLSAHRYDYGLDRPASAKLGAIAGMGMTEKQGGSDVRANTTEAVPLSGEGEYTLLGHKWFCSAPMSDVFLVLARTAPAAGDGGLTCFLVPRVLPDGTRNAFRIQRLKDKLGNRSNASSEIEFDGTTWARRVGEEGRGVATIIEMVAATRLDCVTGSAALMRQAVAQATHHTAHRSAFGRPLVEQPLMRNVLADMALESEAATTLALRLAAAYDSAAGEGPQAAADRAFLRLALPTAKYWVTKRCVPLTGEALECLGGNGYVEESPMPRLLREAPLNSLWEGSGNVQALDVLRALQRSPQSLDAFLTEIGRAHGADHRLDAAVKDVFAQLADLEGIEARARRLVERMALVLQGSLLVRFAPTAVSDAFCASRLGGDWGAAFGTLPSGADLAALVERALPQQ; encoded by the coding sequence ATGCCACCCTCGACACACACCGTGACCAACCAGGCCCCGCCGCTGACCGACTACGACGTCTTCTCGACCGACGCCGCGCTGGCCGAGGGCGTCGCCCGGCACATCGCCCCCGAGCAGGCCGAGGAGGCCCGTGCCGAGCTGGCCGGACTGGGCCGTGCGGCGGGCTCCGCGCAGGCACAGGAGTGGGGCCGGCAGGCGAACGAGAACCCGCCGGTGCTGCGTACCCACGACCGGTTCGGGCACCGGATCGACGAGGTGGAGTTCCACCCTGCGTGGCACCACCTGATGGAGCGGGCGGTGGACGCCGGGTTGACGGACGCCTGGTCGCGGCCCGACGGGCAGCTGCGCCGCACGGCGGGTTTCTACGTGTGGTCGCAGGTGGAGGCCGGGCACAGCTGCCCCGTCTCGATGACGCACGCGGCGGTACCCGCGCTGCGCAAGGAGCCGGAGCTGGCCGCCGAGTGGGAGCCGCGGCTGAGCGCGCACCGCTACGACTACGGTCTGGACCGGCCGGCGAGCGCCAAGCTCGGGGCGATCGCCGGCATGGGCATGACCGAGAAGCAGGGCGGCAGCGACGTGCGGGCCAACACCACCGAGGCCGTACCGCTCTCCGGCGAGGGCGAGTACACGCTGCTGGGGCACAAATGGTTCTGCTCGGCACCGATGTCGGACGTCTTCCTGGTGCTGGCGCGGACAGCACCTGCGGCCGGGGACGGCGGTCTGACGTGCTTCCTGGTGCCGAGGGTGCTGCCGGACGGCACCCGCAACGCGTTCCGCATCCAGCGGCTGAAGGACAAGCTGGGCAACCGCTCCAACGCCTCCAGCGAGATCGAGTTCGACGGCACGACCTGGGCGCGCCGGGTGGGTGAGGAGGGCCGCGGGGTGGCCACCATCATCGAGATGGTGGCCGCGACCCGGCTGGACTGCGTGACGGGCTCGGCCGCGCTGATGCGGCAGGCGGTGGCGCAGGCCACGCACCACACGGCGCACCGTTCGGCGTTCGGCAGGCCGCTGGTCGAGCAGCCGCTGATGCGCAACGTGCTGGCGGACATGGCGCTGGAGTCGGAGGCGGCCACCACGCTGGCGCTGCGGCTGGCGGCGGCCTACGACAGCGCGGCGGGTGAGGGCCCGCAGGCGGCGGCCGACCGCGCGTTCCTGCGGCTGGCGCTGCCGACGGCGAAGTACTGGGTGACCAAGCGGTGCGTACCGCTGACCGGCGAGGCGCTGGAGTGCCTGGGCGGGAACGGCTATGTGGAGGAGTCGCCGATGCCGCGGCTGCTGCGCGAGGCGCCGCTCAACTCGCTGTGGGAGGGCTCGGGGAACGTGCAGGCGCTGGACGTGCTGCGGGCGCTGCAGCGCTCGCCGCAGTCGCTGGACGCGTTCCTGACCGAGATCGGGCGGGCGCACGGCGCGGACCACCGGCTGGACGCCGCCGTCAAGGACGTGTTCGCGCAGTTGGCGGACTTGGAGGGGATCGAGGCGCGGGCCCGGCGGCTGGTGGAGCGGATGGCGCTGGTGCTGCAGGGCTCGCTGCTGGTGCGGTTCGCACCGACGGCGGTCTCGGACGCGTTCTGCGCCTCGCGGCTGGGCGGCGACTGGGGCGCCGCCTTCGGCACGCTGCCCTCGGGTGCCGATCTGGCGGCGCTGGTGGAGCGGGCCCTGCCGCAGCAGTAG
- a CDS encoding MerR family transcriptional regulator: MGRAAEMLGTTPAFLRAIGEAKLIVPLRSEGGHRRYSRYQLRLATRARELVDQGTSVEAACRIIILEDQLEEARRINDELRNGTSSDSKTDA, translated from the coding sequence ATGGGGCGGGCAGCCGAGATGCTCGGCACCACACCCGCCTTCCTGCGAGCCATCGGCGAAGCGAAGCTGATCGTGCCGCTGCGCTCGGAGGGGGGCCACCGCCGCTACTCCCGCTACCAGCTGCGGCTGGCCACCCGGGCCCGCGAACTGGTCGACCAGGGAACCTCCGTGGAGGCGGCCTGCCGCATCATCATCCTCGAGGACCAGCTCGAAGAGGCCCGGCGTATCAACGACGAGCTGCGCAACGGAACGTCCTCGGACTCGAAGACCGACGCCTGA
- a CDS encoding YihY/virulence factor BrkB family protein produces MRAVEETPEQTGGRALKWAPRRSRNQFRRARVKYRDVPKRRMAWLLLKDTVNSCMEYRVLGLAAEAAFFTLISIPPLLLGLIGSLGYLDWVGADTIETIRRNFLDASATVLSDRGVDQLARPLIDDVIRGGGPDVISLGFALALWSGSRAVNVFIDTITVMYGLDGRRGIVKTRLLAFVLYLVALVIGAVALPLMVAGPDAMLRLVPQAQWLVSAFYWPVVLLLSIVFLTTLYHVSVPVRSPWREDIPGASVALVMWVLGSFLLRLYLTNTVEGPTIYGSLAAPVAVLLWIGVSAFAVLVGAAVNAAIDHVWPSVATAAARRANERRREEAAAEVVAAVQARRRRTGDEGDEGDEGDEGDDPFDLDAPAEFPERWTKFLPPSDVRGRLLRPRGHDREDLKEPAESARRDPGSGGSGN; encoded by the coding sequence GTGCGTGCAGTCGAGGAAACCCCTGAGCAGACCGGTGGACGGGCCCTGAAGTGGGCTCCCCGCCGGTCCCGCAACCAGTTCCGCAGGGCGCGGGTGAAGTACCGGGACGTCCCCAAGAGGAGGATGGCCTGGCTGCTGCTCAAGGACACCGTCAACTCCTGCATGGAGTACCGCGTCCTGGGGCTGGCCGCCGAGGCGGCGTTCTTCACCCTGATCTCGATCCCCCCGCTGCTCCTCGGCCTGATCGGCTCGCTCGGCTACCTCGACTGGGTGGGCGCCGACACGATCGAGACCATCCGGCGGAACTTCCTGGACGCCTCCGCAACCGTGCTCTCCGACCGGGGCGTCGACCAGCTCGCACGCCCCCTGATCGACGACGTCATCCGGGGCGGCGGACCCGACGTCATCTCCCTCGGCTTCGCACTCGCCCTGTGGTCCGGATCCCGCGCGGTGAACGTCTTCATCGACACCATCACCGTGATGTACGGACTGGACGGACGGCGCGGCATCGTCAAGACCCGGCTGCTGGCCTTCGTGCTGTACCTCGTCGCGCTGGTGATCGGCGCGGTGGCGCTGCCCCTCATGGTGGCCGGGCCGGACGCGATGCTGCGCCTGGTGCCGCAGGCCCAGTGGCTGGTCAGCGCCTTCTACTGGCCGGTCGTCCTGCTGCTGTCCATCGTCTTCCTCACCACGCTCTACCACGTCTCCGTACCCGTGCGCTCCCCTTGGCGCGAGGACATCCCCGGCGCTTCGGTGGCGCTCGTGATGTGGGTGCTCGGCAGCTTCCTGCTGCGGCTGTATCTGACCAACACCGTCGAGGGGCCCACGATCTACGGCTCCCTGGCCGCACCCGTCGCCGTGCTGCTGTGGATCGGCGTCTCGGCGTTCGCGGTGCTGGTGGGGGCCGCGGTCAACGCGGCGATCGACCACGTGTGGCCCTCGGTGGCCACCGCAGCGGCGCGGCGCGCCAACGAGCGGCGCCGCGAGGAGGCGGCGGCCGAGGTCGTCGCCGCCGTCCAGGCCCGGCGCCGCCGCACCGGAGACGAGGGCGACGAGGGCGACGAGGGCGACGAGGGCGACGACCCCTTCGACCTGGACGCGCCCGCCGAGTTCCCGGAGCGCTGGACCAAGTTCCTGCCCCCGTCGGACGTCCGCGGCCGGCTGCTGCGCCCCCGCGGGCACGACCGCGAGGACCTCAAGGAACCCGCCGAGTCCGCCCGGCGCGACCCCGGGAGCGGCGGCTCCGGCAACTGA
- a CDS encoding DEAD/DEAH box helicase, whose translation MNRTARTTAGSSRGYGRESRRSQATHRAGPPRPTKRPARGRPSGPPKEFAPPVTHTPPLPAVETFAGLDMPDRLKTTLRAQGMSAPFPIQAATLPNALAGRDVLGRGRTGSGKTLAFGLALLARTHGQRAEPRHPLGLVLVPTRELAQQVTAALTPYARPLRLRLTTVVGGMSISRQARDLKAGSEVVIATPGRLKDLVERGDCALDQVAITVLDEADQMADMGFMPQVTHLLDQVRPGGQRLLFSATLDRNVDLLVRRYLSDPVVHSVDPSAGAVTAMEHHLLHVQGVDKQAAVTEIAARDGRVIMFLDTKHAVDRLTRDLLAVGVRASALHGGKSQAQRTRTLAGFKSGHANVLVATNVAARGIHVDDLDLVVNVDPPSDHKDYLHRGGRTARAGESGTVVTLVLPGQRRGMNRLMSDASITPEQTRVRSGDADLGRITGARTPSGIPLTVADTEPPKPAPTQRTRRGRSAARRGRRSFRTAA comes from the coding sequence ATGAACCGTACTGCTCGCACCACTGCCGGCTCCTCCCGCGGTTACGGCCGCGAAAGCCGCCGCTCCCAGGCCACGCACCGGGCCGGGCCCCCGCGTCCGACCAAGCGCCCGGCACGGGGACGGCCCTCGGGCCCTCCGAAGGAGTTCGCGCCGCCGGTCACCCACACCCCGCCGCTGCCGGCCGTCGAGACGTTCGCCGGCCTCGACATGCCCGACCGCCTCAAAACCACGCTGCGCGCCCAGGGAATGAGCGCCCCGTTCCCCATCCAGGCAGCGACGCTGCCCAACGCGCTGGCCGGCCGGGACGTCCTGGGCCGCGGCCGCACCGGCTCGGGCAAGACCCTCGCCTTCGGTCTCGCCCTGCTGGCCCGAACCCATGGGCAGCGCGCCGAACCCCGGCACCCGCTGGGGCTGGTCCTCGTTCCCACCCGGGAGCTGGCCCAGCAGGTGACCGCTGCACTCACCCCCTACGCACGCCCGCTGCGACTGCGGCTCACCACCGTCGTCGGCGGCATGTCGATCAGCCGTCAGGCACGCGACCTGAAGGCCGGCAGCGAAGTCGTGATCGCCACCCCCGGCCGGCTCAAGGATCTCGTCGAGCGCGGCGACTGCGCACTGGACCAGGTGGCCATCACGGTGCTGGACGAAGCCGACCAGATGGCCGACATGGGCTTCATGCCCCAGGTCACCCACCTGCTCGACCAGGTACGTCCCGGCGGGCAGCGGCTGCTGTTCTCCGCCACCTTGGACCGCAACGTCGACCTGTTGGTGCGCCGCTACCTGAGCGACCCGGTGGTCCACTCCGTCGACCCCTCCGCGGGCGCGGTGACCGCCATGGAGCACCACCTGCTGCATGTACAGGGGGTCGACAAGCAAGCGGCGGTCACCGAGATCGCGGCCCGCGACGGGCGGGTGATCATGTTCCTGGACACCAAGCACGCGGTGGACCGGCTGACCCGGGATCTACTGGCGGTCGGGGTGCGCGCCTCCGCGTTGCACGGCGGGAAGTCGCAGGCTCAGCGCACCCGGACCCTCGCCGGGTTCAAGTCCGGTCACGCGAACGTCCTGGTGGCCACCAACGTCGCGGCGCGCGGCATCCACGTCGACGATCTCGACCTCGTGGTCAACGTCGACCCGCCGAGCGACCACAAGGACTACCTGCACCGCGGCGGTCGCACCGCCCGCGCCGGCGAGTCGGGCACCGTCGTCACCCTGGTCCTTCCCGGACAGCGGCGCGGCATGAACCGTCTGATGTCGGACGCCTCCATTACGCCGGAGCAGACCCGAGTCCGCTCCGGCGACGCCGATTTGGGGCGCATCACCGGTGCGCGGACGCCTTCGGGCATCCCGCTCACCGTCGCGGACACCGAACCGCCCAAGCCTGCACCCACGCAGCGGACACGGCGTGGGAGGTCCGCCGCCCGCCGGGGGCGCCGCTCCTTCAGGACGGCCGCATGA
- a CDS encoding nitroreductase family protein, whose product MHRPQEPSSGIHPLLAGRFSPYRFDPAAAVDDHALGLLLEAARWAPSAGNSQPWGFFTGRPGEPEHDRILPHLAPSSARWATDAGLLVVTLTRRYVDDTQLLYSEFADYDLGQAIAHMTVQAQAMGLAAHQFRAFDLEGLTKELDPSPGWVIVSMAAVGKAADGPREGRVRRSVAQLRSAPWSPAG is encoded by the coding sequence ATGCACCGTCCACAGGAGCCGTCCAGCGGCATACACCCCCTGCTCGCCGGGCGCTTCAGCCCCTATCGGTTCGACCCGGCGGCGGCTGTCGACGACCACGCCCTGGGGCTGCTGCTGGAAGCCGCGCGGTGGGCGCCGTCGGCGGGGAACTCCCAGCCGTGGGGCTTCTTCACCGGCAGGCCGGGTGAGCCGGAGCACGACCGGATACTCCCTCACCTCGCGCCGAGCTCGGCCCGCTGGGCGACGGACGCGGGCCTGCTCGTCGTCACGCTGACGCGCCGGTACGTCGACGACACGCAACTGCTCTACTCCGAGTTCGCCGACTACGACCTCGGCCAGGCCATCGCCCACATGACGGTGCAGGCCCAGGCCATGGGGCTGGCCGCGCACCAATTCCGGGCCTTCGACCTGGAAGGCCTCACCAAGGAACTGGACCCGAGCCCGGGCTGGGTGATCGTCTCCATGGCCGCGGTGGGCAAGGCGGCCGACGGACCTCGTGAGGGCCGTGTCCGGCGCAGCGTCGCACAGCTGCGCTCCGCTCCCTGGTCACCAGCGGGGTAG